The following coding sequences lie in one Spirosoma sp. KUDC1026 genomic window:
- a CDS encoding AAA domain-containing protein produces MNALSALPLPSGVLKTFRRRLTNLSSRNRSLLLTNLPVSQFLDLHATDHVLGKSSFSLIVDLIRQKPAIPLCDVLDPRQERSNQLSQQIRKIQRTAQFISDERGTDDLYVGWPFVRGKFLDGTVIHAPLLFFPVAIEQAGKTWQLIRRGDESVLFNSTLALAYGQFNQVQFKEEFTNPPFESFDRDPLAFRTQLYEWLKTSPFAINFNQNLFADQLTIFDQQNRKGLDQLERIGELKLYPEAVLGIFPQAGSFLVPDYDALLGEGRGAEGIGRGVEGIGLNVMGKGPGVEGLGDWASSQGQGVEGDGKWEIDKDQTIEQEYNSIYAPSPLPHAPQPQAPTPLTLQPHALNPTPSPPLPERFIHTPLPMDASQEMAVRTVKSGQSLVVQGPPGTGKSQLIANLMADAAATGKRVLLVCQKRAALDVVQERLQQVGMAPFMALIHDFQDDRRALYAQIAEQINQLDTYRQQNNSLNTVLLERDFDVESRRIDEAVEILQVFKQALFDTTECGISIKELYLTSDPQAPSIPLGDHYQQFRLTEIEPFVRRLQAYAAYQQQVGSAHAWKDRVSFSAFSAADQSKLDQALRNWVQLVQDAKEATTTLVGRTLALTELMQWLDHRPVIHQFSTSLNKTSQTVWTVVLQLRRQPGHPALAATGDLLEQAATQWESALSSPGPAEDIPLPNLNRFREVLLDAQRVRATWLQWNWWLMTNDQKAWLQQMATANKLTLSAEDLHTLHIKVDKREQLEMIRQRVAPLLSNTGLPDVPESLRIIGQAIELIQVIASIPALNQLPEPIWQISTQVDHVVNRLVVLAGRVEQQQNQLYLTQSQRELLWQDVTPATVLRQTLSTDFDLLVESDRLYAQFSNVELEIIYRLASYSPADWSAVFQNSLRLAWIDHIEQQKPELRSVSSLRLTQSEQILQDSIQRKQALSRDILLMRLREQTYRNLTFNRLNNIVTYRDLLHQTTKKRNVWPIRKLLSAFADELFKLIPCWLASPESISAIFPLRAELFDLVIFDEASQCFAENGIPAIARARQLVVTGDSQQLQPSDLYQTRLDEPEPDDELASALEVPSLLGLAAQQLPQISLTEHYRSRSLDLITFSNQYFYKNQLNLLPYFKDVNQHQPAIRYQNVMGIWQHNTNAVEAAAVLDLLKKLHQEMPEFSVGVVTFNYAQQQLIQDLLEENPSLFAIPQLFVKNIENVQGDERDIIIFSVGYAPDAKGRLSMQFGSLNVSGGGNRLNVAVTRARERIYVITSLWPEQLQVETTANDGPKLLKAYLAYAFSVDQGYFKPAIAKDTPLSAASLLKTKLSHSYPDWQPELPFADLAEKKGDQYKSLIITDDGAYYEQTTKQAHAYLPLALRQHNWPFQRVWSREYWRNQLKNKA; encoded by the coding sequence ATGAATGCATTGTCGGCCCTGCCGTTGCCGTCAGGCGTATTAAAGACGTTTCGTCGACGACTAACAAATCTCAGCAGCCGGAACCGGTCGCTGTTGCTGACGAATTTGCCCGTCAGTCAGTTTCTGGATCTGCATGCAACCGATCATGTCCTAGGGAAATCATCGTTTAGCCTGATCGTCGATCTGATTCGTCAGAAACCGGCGATCCCGCTCTGCGATGTTCTCGACCCGCGTCAGGAACGTAGCAATCAGTTGAGTCAGCAAATTCGCAAGATTCAGCGAACAGCTCAGTTCATCAGCGACGAACGCGGCACCGACGATCTCTACGTAGGCTGGCCGTTCGTGCGGGGGAAGTTTCTGGATGGTACCGTCATTCACGCACCATTGCTGTTTTTCCCGGTGGCGATCGAGCAGGCAGGCAAAACGTGGCAGCTTATCCGGCGAGGGGATGAATCTGTATTGTTCAATTCAACACTGGCCCTTGCTTATGGGCAGTTCAACCAGGTTCAGTTCAAAGAAGAGTTTACTAATCCCCCGTTCGAATCGTTTGACCGCGACCCACTGGCGTTTCGTACCCAGTTATACGAGTGGCTGAAAACGAGTCCATTCGCCATCAATTTCAACCAGAATCTCTTTGCCGATCAGCTGACCATCTTCGACCAGCAAAATCGAAAGGGGCTGGATCAACTCGAACGCATTGGCGAGCTAAAACTTTATCCCGAAGCCGTTCTGGGGATTTTCCCACAGGCGGGCTCCTTTCTCGTTCCCGATTACGATGCACTGCTGGGTGAAGGGCGGGGGGCTGAGGGTATAGGGCGAGGGGTTGAGGGCATAGGGTTGAATGTAATGGGCAAAGGGCCAGGGGTTGAGGGATTGGGTGATTGGGCAAGTAGTCAAGGTCAAGGGGTTGAGGGTGATGGGAAGTGGGAAATAGATAAAGATCAAACTATAGAGCAGGAGTATAACTCTATTTACGCCCCAAGCCCTCTACCCCACGCCCCTCAACCCCAAGCCCCCACGCCCTTAACCCTTCAGCCCCACGCCCTTAACCCCACACCCTCCCCCCCCCTCCCCGAGCGATTCATCCATACGCCTTTGCCGATGGACGCGTCGCAGGAGATGGCAGTACGTACAGTCAAATCGGGGCAGTCGCTGGTGGTGCAGGGCCCACCGGGCACGGGAAAGTCGCAGCTAATTGCCAATCTTATGGCTGATGCGGCCGCTACGGGTAAGCGGGTTTTATTGGTTTGCCAGAAACGGGCCGCACTCGACGTTGTGCAGGAGCGACTTCAGCAGGTGGGTATGGCTCCATTTATGGCGCTAATCCACGATTTTCAGGACGATCGTCGGGCTCTTTATGCGCAGATCGCCGAGCAAATCAATCAACTTGATACGTACAGACAACAAAACAACAGCCTGAATACCGTATTGCTGGAACGTGATTTCGACGTTGAAAGCCGCCGAATTGATGAGGCAGTGGAGATATTACAGGTTTTCAAACAGGCTCTCTTCGACACAACGGAATGCGGCATTTCTATTAAAGAGCTTTATCTAACCAGCGATCCCCAAGCACCGTCTATTCCACTGGGTGATCATTATCAGCAGTTTCGGTTAACAGAAATAGAACCGTTTGTACGCCGTCTGCAGGCTTATGCAGCTTACCAGCAGCAAGTAGGCTCAGCCCATGCCTGGAAAGATCGGGTTTCCTTTTCTGCATTTTCTGCTGCCGACCAATCGAAACTTGACCAGGCGCTCAGAAACTGGGTACAACTCGTACAGGATGCTAAAGAGGCAACGACTACCTTAGTTGGCCGTACCCTTGCGCTGACCGAGTTGATGCAATGGCTGGACCATCGACCCGTTATTCATCAGTTTAGTACGTCGCTCAACAAAACCAGTCAGACCGTCTGGACTGTCGTTCTACAACTTCGTCGCCAACCCGGTCATCCAGCATTGGCTGCTACCGGCGATTTGCTAGAGCAGGCAGCAACTCAATGGGAATCGGCGCTTAGTTCGCCGGGGCCGGCCGAAGATATTCCATTACCGAATCTCAATCGCTTCCGCGAGGTCCTGTTAGACGCGCAGCGCGTACGGGCCACCTGGCTGCAGTGGAACTGGTGGCTGATGACCAACGATCAGAAGGCCTGGCTCCAGCAGATGGCTACAGCCAACAAGTTAACGTTGTCTGCTGAGGATCTCCATACGCTGCATATCAAAGTTGACAAACGGGAGCAGTTGGAAATGATTCGCCAACGGGTGGCTCCTTTACTGAGTAATACAGGCCTGCCCGACGTCCCTGAGAGCTTACGTATTATTGGACAGGCGATCGAGCTGATTCAAGTTATAGCATCAATTCCAGCGCTAAATCAGCTTCCAGAGCCAATCTGGCAGATCTCTACTCAGGTCGATCACGTTGTCAATCGTTTAGTGGTCTTAGCCGGACGGGTAGAGCAACAACAGAATCAGCTCTATCTGACACAATCACAACGGGAGTTGCTTTGGCAGGATGTTACGCCTGCTACTGTGCTACGTCAGACCTTGTCGACGGATTTTGACCTGCTGGTTGAATCAGATCGGCTATATGCGCAGTTTTCAAACGTAGAACTGGAGATCATTTACCGACTTGCTTCATATTCTCCTGCTGATTGGTCAGCTGTTTTTCAGAACTCACTGCGCTTAGCCTGGATTGATCATATTGAGCAGCAAAAGCCCGAACTGCGTAGTGTTTCGTCGCTTCGGCTTACGCAGTCTGAACAAATTCTCCAAGACAGTATTCAGCGGAAACAGGCGCTGAGCCGCGATATTTTATTGATGAGATTGCGCGAGCAGACGTACCGGAACCTAACATTTAACCGGCTGAACAATATTGTTACGTATCGCGATCTGCTGCATCAGACAACCAAAAAGCGCAATGTCTGGCCCATCCGAAAATTGCTGAGTGCCTTTGCCGATGAACTGTTCAAGCTGATTCCCTGCTGGCTCGCATCGCCCGAATCGATTTCGGCGATCTTTCCGTTACGTGCTGAATTATTTGATCTGGTTATTTTTGACGAGGCCTCGCAATGCTTCGCTGAAAACGGCATTCCCGCGATCGCCCGAGCCAGGCAATTGGTTGTTACGGGCGACAGTCAGCAGCTTCAGCCGAGTGATTTATACCAGACCCGTCTGGACGAACCTGAGCCCGATGATGAATTGGCAAGCGCCTTGGAAGTGCCCTCCCTGCTTGGTCTGGCTGCCCAGCAACTGCCGCAGATTTCCTTGACCGAACACTACCGAAGCCGCTCGCTGGATCTCATTACGTTTTCTAATCAATATTTTTACAAGAATCAACTTAACCTCCTCCCCTATTTTAAGGACGTAAATCAGCATCAGCCTGCCATTCGTTATCAGAACGTAATGGGTATCTGGCAACACAACACGAATGCAGTTGAGGCTGCTGCTGTTCTTGATTTGTTGAAAAAACTTCATCAGGAAATGCCCGAGTTTTCGGTTGGTGTCGTTACGTTCAACTACGCACAGCAGCAGCTTATTCAGGATCTGTTGGAAGAAAACCCATCCCTTTTCGCCATCCCACAGCTGTTCGTTAAAAACATCGAGAACGTTCAGGGCGACGAGCGGGACATCATCATTTTTTCTGTTGGTTACGCACCCGATGCTAAAGGTCGCCTATCCATGCAGTTCGGCAGTCTGAATGTCAGTGGTGGCGGGAATCGCCTGAACGTAGCGGTTACACGGGCACGGGAACGCATCTATGTTATCACCAGTCTCTGGCCCGAGCAGTTACAGGTTGAGACGACAGCTAACGACGGCCCTAAATTGCTGAAAGCGTATCTCGCTTACGCCTTTTCCGTCGATCAGGGATACTTTAAGCCCGCTATTGCAAAAGATACACCATTGTCAGCGGCTTCGTTGCTTAAAACAAAGCTAAGCCACTCCTACCCGGACTGGCAGCCTGAGCTTCCCTTCGCGGATTTAGCGGAGAAGAAGGGTGATCAATACAAATCACTCATTATCACCGATGACGGTGCGTATTACGAACAAACAACAAAGCAGGCTCACGCTTACCTGCCCTTGGCACTCCGGCAGCATAACTGGCCATTTCAACGCGTCTGGAGCCGTGAATACTGGCGAAATCAGCTAAAAAATAAAGCCTGA
- the carA gene encoding glutamine-hydrolyzing carbamoyl-phosphate synthase small subunit, with protein sequence MKHTKQPEALLVLQDGTVYRGLALGKIGTAGGEICFNTGMTGYQEIYTDPSYYGQIVINTTSHIGNYGVLNNAEQESNGIKIRGMVCNFFSDIHSRYTADGSLQDYFERAGIVGIHGIDTRQLVRYIRSKGVMNCIISSEILDPAALLAKLQEVPDMAGLELSSIVSTQEAYESGDPEADLRVAVLDLGVKKSIISNFNNRGVFCKVFPARTPYSELAEWKPNGYFIANGPGDPAAMPYAVETVKQALDSDKPLFGICLGHQILSLASGISTYKMHNGHRGLNHPVKNLITGHCEVTSQNHGFAVSADEVQDHANVEVTHVNLNDKTIEGIRRKDKPAFSVQYHPESSPGPHDSHYLFDQFVDMMNE encoded by the coding sequence ATGAAACATACGAAGCAACCCGAAGCGCTATTGGTTTTACAGGACGGAACCGTTTACCGGGGCCTGGCACTTGGAAAGATTGGCACTGCTGGTGGCGAAATTTGCTTCAATACCGGAATGACGGGCTATCAGGAAATTTACACTGATCCCTCTTACTACGGGCAGATTGTTATCAATACGACCTCGCACATTGGCAACTACGGTGTCCTGAATAATGCCGAGCAGGAATCGAACGGCATCAAGATTCGGGGTATGGTGTGCAATTTCTTCTCAGATATTCACTCCCGTTACACGGCTGACGGCTCACTTCAGGATTATTTCGAACGCGCAGGGATCGTAGGTATTCACGGCATCGATACGCGGCAGTTGGTTCGTTATATCCGGTCGAAAGGCGTGATGAACTGCATTATTTCGTCTGAGATTCTGGATCCTGCCGCGCTGCTGGCTAAACTACAGGAAGTGCCTGATATGGCCGGGCTGGAACTTTCATCAATTGTGAGTACGCAGGAAGCGTATGAATCCGGCGATCCGGAAGCGGATCTGCGCGTGGCGGTACTGGATCTGGGCGTTAAGAAAAGCATCATCAGCAATTTCAACAATCGGGGTGTGTTCTGTAAAGTGTTTCCCGCCCGGACGCCCTACAGCGAACTGGCCGAGTGGAAACCCAATGGCTATTTCATTGCTAACGGTCCCGGCGACCCGGCTGCCATGCCTTACGCGGTCGAAACCGTAAAACAAGCACTTGATTCCGATAAACCTCTGTTCGGTATTTGCCTGGGGCATCAGATTCTATCGCTGGCTAGCGGCATTTCAACCTACAAAATGCACAACGGCCACCGTGGCTTGAATCACCCCGTTAAAAACCTGATTACAGGCCATTGCGAAGTAACGTCGCAAAACCACGGTTTCGCGGTCAGCGCCGATGAAGTGCAGGACCACGCCAATGTGGAGGTGACGCACGTCAACCTGAATGATAAAACGATTGAAGGAATCCGCCGGAAAGATAAGCCAGCTTTCTCGGTGCAATACCACCCGGAATCATCGCCGGGGCCGCACGATTCACATTACCTGTTCGATCAGTTTGTGGATATGATGAACGAATAA
- the rplQ gene encoding 50S ribosomal protein L17, whose translation MRHGKKDNHLSRTHSHREAMLQNMASSLILHKRIETTVAKAKELRKFVEPILTRAKDDTYQNRRIAFQYLNDKETLKELFGAVADKIASRPGGYTRIIKLGNRLGDNAQTCLIELVDFNEVLLAAAAEKATATTRTRRSRRGSSKAADAPEATVATAPVAAEATETEAPAETTDEAPVAEATPEAPADETPAAPEASADDETQKS comes from the coding sequence ATGAGACACGGTAAAAAAGATAATCACCTAAGCCGGACGCACTCGCACCGCGAAGCGATGTTGCAGAACATGGCTTCGTCGCTCATCCTGCATAAGCGTATTGAGACGACGGTAGCGAAAGCGAAAGAGCTTCGCAAATTTGTGGAGCCTATCCTGACGCGGGCGAAGGACGATACGTACCAGAACCGCCGGATTGCGTTCCAGTATCTGAACGATAAAGAAACGCTGAAAGAACTGTTCGGAGCGGTTGCTGATAAAATTGCAAGCCGTCCGGGTGGCTACACGCGGATCATCAAACTGGGTAACCGGTTAGGTGATAATGCGCAGACCTGCCTGATCGAACTGGTTGACTTTAACGAAGTACTGCTGGCAGCTGCCGCTGAGAAAGCTACGGCTACTACCAGAACTCGTCGTAGCCGTCGTGGTAGCTCGAAAGCTGCTGACGCACCAGAGGCAACTGTTGCTACGGCTCCAGTTGCTGCTGAAGCGACCGAAACTGAAGCTCCTGCTGAAACGACTGACGAAGCGCCAGTCGCTGAAGCAACGCCGGAAGCACCAGCTGACGAAACGCCTGCTGCTCCTGAAGCATCTGCTGACGACGAAACGCAGAAGAGCTAA
- a CDS encoding DNA-directed RNA polymerase subunit alpha → MSILAFQMPDKVVVEKADDFHGVFEFKPLEKGYGVTIGNALRRILLSSLEGYAITSVKFPGVLHEFSSIEGVVEDVTEIILNLKMVRFKKISDMVDNKITVNIKKQSVLKAGDISKFSPSFEVLNPDLEICHIDDTRDLEMEIFVEKGRGYVPADEPRVNELPFGHIPIDAIYTPIKNVKFSVENTRVEQKTDYERLLLDIETDGSIHPEEALKGAAYILIQHFMLFSDQTMTFETTKPEEENVVDEEVLHMRKLLKTSLADLDLSVRAYNCLKSADVRTLGDLVRLEISDMMKFRNFGKKSLTELEQLVAEKNLTFGMDVAKYRLDED, encoded by the coding sequence ATGTCAATTTTAGCGTTCCAAATGCCCGACAAAGTCGTAGTGGAGAAAGCCGACGACTTTCACGGGGTGTTTGAGTTTAAACCTCTTGAAAAAGGATACGGTGTAACCATCGGCAATGCGCTACGGCGTATTCTGCTGTCATCACTGGAAGGCTACGCCATCACCAGCGTAAAATTCCCGGGTGTGTTGCACGAGTTCTCCTCGATCGAGGGCGTTGTTGAAGACGTGACCGAAATTATCCTGAACCTGAAAATGGTTCGGTTCAAAAAGATTTCGGACATGGTTGACAACAAAATTACGGTCAACATTAAAAAACAATCGGTTCTTAAGGCCGGTGATATATCGAAGTTCTCGCCTTCGTTTGAAGTGCTGAATCCCGATCTGGAGATTTGCCACATCGATGACACGCGTGATCTCGAAATGGAAATTTTTGTCGAAAAGGGCCGTGGTTACGTTCCTGCCGACGAGCCTCGGGTAAACGAATTGCCATTTGGACATATTCCAATCGATGCCATTTATACGCCAATCAAAAACGTTAAGTTCAGCGTTGAAAACACGCGGGTTGAACAGAAAACGGACTATGAGCGGTTGTTGCTAGACATCGAAACTGATGGTTCGATTCACCCAGAGGAAGCGCTTAAAGGAGCGGCCTACATCCTGATTCAGCACTTCATGCTGTTCTCGGATCAGACGATGACGTTTGAGACGACGAAACCAGAAGAAGAAAATGTGGTTGACGAAGAAGTACTGCACATGCGCAAACTTCTGAAAACATCGCTGGCGGATCTGGATCTATCCGTTCGGGCGTACAACTGCCTCAAGTCGGCCGACGTACGTACGCTGGGTGACCTGGTTCGTCTGGAGATTTCTGATATGATGAAGTTCCGTAACTTCGGTAAGAAATCGCTGACTGAGCTGGAGCAACTGGTTGCTGAGAAAAACCTGACGTTCGGTATGGACGTCGCTAAGTACAGACTAGACGAAGATTAA
- the rpsD gene encoding 30S ribosomal protein S4 produces the protein MARYTGPKAKISRKFGEPILGTSKALQKKNYGPGMHGRGRKRKQSEYAVQLMEKQKVKYTYGILERQFRALFHRAQVREGITGENLLKLCEARLDNTVYRLGIASSRRAARQLVAHKHIIVDGEVVNIPSYSLKPGQLIGVREKSKSLEAIAGSLSARSTKRYNWVEWDGQQMTGKFISYPERDQIPENFNEQAIVELYSK, from the coding sequence ATGGCACGTTACACAGGGCCAAAAGCCAAAATTTCGCGCAAGTTCGGTGAACCAATCTTAGGCACCAGCAAAGCGCTTCAGAAAAAGAATTATGGACCGGGTATGCACGGTCGCGGTCGTAAACGGAAGCAGTCCGAATACGCCGTCCAGTTGATGGAAAAACAAAAAGTAAAATACACCTACGGTATTCTGGAGCGTCAGTTCCGGGCCCTGTTCCACCGCGCTCAGGTTCGTGAAGGTATCACTGGTGAAAACCTGCTGAAACTTTGCGAAGCTCGTCTGGACAACACGGTTTACCGGTTGGGTATCGCTTCATCACGTCGGGCAGCCCGTCAGCTGGTTGCTCACAAGCATATTATTGTTGACGGTGAAGTCGTTAACATCCCTTCTTATTCGTTGAAACCTGGTCAGTTGATCGGCGTTCGTGAAAAATCGAAATCGCTGGAAGCTATTGCCGGAAGCCTGTCAGCCCGTAGCACTAAACGCTACAACTGGGTTGAGTGGGACGGACAGCAAATGACGGGTAAGTTCATCAGCTATCCCGAGCGGGATCAGATTCCTGAGAACTTCAACGAACAGGCTATCGTCGAATTGTATTCGAAGTAA
- the rpsK gene encoding 30S ribosomal protein S11, with product MAQAKRKDKAKKRVVVVESVGQVHIRATFNNIIISITNMNGQVISWASAGKMGFRGSKKNTPYAAQTAASNCAAVAHDLGMRKAEVFVKGPGSGRESAIRTIQNSGIEVTTIRDITPLPHNGCRPPKRRRV from the coding sequence ATGGCTCAAGCAAAACGCAAAGACAAAGCGAAAAAGCGGGTAGTAGTTGTTGAATCCGTAGGTCAGGTTCACATCCGGGCTACGTTCAACAATATCATTATCTCGATCACCAACATGAACGGGCAGGTTATTTCCTGGGCATCGGCGGGTAAAATGGGCTTCCGTGGCTCAAAGAAAAATACGCCATATGCTGCTCAGACAGCCGCTTCTAACTGTGCTGCCGTTGCCCACGATCTGGGAATGCGCAAAGCAGAAGTTTTCGTGAAAGGTCCAGGATCAGGTCGTGAATCGGCTATCCGTACTATTCAGAACTCAGGTATCGAAGTAACAACGATCCGTGATATTACCCCGCTGCCGCACAATGGGTGCCGGCCGCCAAAACGTCGTCGTGTATAA
- the rpsM gene encoding 30S ribosomal protein S13: MARIAGVDIPDKKRGEIALTYIYGIGRSRAKKILTDAGISVDKKASEWSDDEASAVRNAISNEYKVEGQLRSEVQLSIKRLMDIGCYRGLRHRKGLPVRGQHTKNNSRTRKGKRKTVANKKKVTK, from the coding sequence ATGGCGCGTATTGCAGGTGTTGATATTCCAGATAAGAAGCGTGGTGAAATTGCGCTGACTTACATCTACGGCATTGGCCGCAGCCGGGCAAAGAAAATTTTGACCGACGCCGGTATCAGTGTTGACAAGAAGGCCAGCGAATGGTCTGATGATGAAGCGAGCGCAGTACGTAACGCTATCTCGAATGAGTACAAGGTAGAAGGTCAGCTACGTTCTGAAGTTCAGCTGAGCATCAAACGTCTGATGGACATCGGTTGCTACCGGGGTCTTCGTCACCGGAAAGGGCTGCCTGTTCGTGGTCAGCATACGAAAAACAACTCACGTACCCGGAAAGGGAAACGGAAAACTGTTGCTAACAAGAAGAAAGTAACGAAATAA
- the ykgO gene encoding type B 50S ribosomal protein L36, producing the protein MKVKASIKKRSEDCKVIRRKGKLYVINKKNPRYKQRQG; encoded by the coding sequence ATGAAAGTCAAAGCGTCTATTAAGAAGCGCAGCGAAGACTGCAAGGTGATCCGTCGGAAAGGGAAGCTGTACGTGATCAACAAAAAGAATCCCCGTTATAAACAAAGACAAGGTTAA
- the infA gene encoding translation initiation factor IF-1, which produces MAKQNSIEQDGIILEALSNAMFRVELANKHEVIAHISGKMRMNYIKILPGDRVKLEMSPYDLSKARIVYRYK; this is translated from the coding sequence ATGGCAAAGCAGAATTCTATCGAACAGGATGGCATCATCCTGGAAGCGTTATCAAATGCAATGTTCCGGGTCGAACTGGCCAACAAGCATGAAGTAATCGCTCACATATCAGGTAAAATGCGGATGAACTACATCAAGATTTTACCTGGTGACCGAGTTAAGTTAGAGATGTCGCCCTACGATTTAAGTAAGGCGAGAATCGTGTACCGGTATAAATAA
- the map gene encoding type I methionyl aminopeptidase, whose protein sequence is MAGSDKKEKTIFIRSDEEIDLIKISAQVLGKAHAEVAKLIRPGVKTKELDRVAETFIKDNGGIPSFLGYNKFPASLCISVNEVVVHGFPSGYELKDGDIISIDCGVKLNGYHSDSAYTYPVGEVNQSVRKLLARTKESLYVGLEKAVDGNRVGDIGYAIQTYTEKFGYSVVRELVGHGVGQDLHEAPEVPNYGKRGQGPKLREGMILAIEPMINFGKKGVVQERDGWTIRTVDRKPSAHFEHTVAVRKGKPEILTTFEYIEAVTANTSLMVDTQELTAA, encoded by the coding sequence ATGGCCGGTTCTGACAAAAAGGAAAAAACGATTTTTATCCGGAGCGATGAAGAAATCGATCTGATAAAAATAAGTGCTCAGGTTCTCGGAAAAGCACATGCCGAAGTGGCTAAGCTTATTCGGCCGGGTGTGAAAACCAAGGAACTGGATCGGGTAGCAGAAACGTTTATCAAAGATAACGGGGGTATCCCGTCGTTCTTAGGTTACAATAAATTTCCTGCTTCTTTGTGTATATCAGTGAATGAGGTCGTTGTTCATGGTTTCCCCAGCGGATACGAATTAAAAGACGGCGACATCATCTCCATCGATTGTGGGGTAAAGCTGAATGGTTATCACAGCGACAGTGCATACACATATCCTGTAGGTGAGGTAAATCAGTCAGTTCGCAAATTGCTGGCTCGGACGAAAGAATCACTATACGTTGGTCTTGAGAAAGCAGTTGACGGGAATCGGGTGGGTGACATTGGTTACGCAATCCAAACGTATACGGAAAAGTTTGGGTATTCGGTAGTGCGGGAATTGGTAGGACACGGCGTCGGCCAGGACCTGCACGAAGCACCCGAAGTGCCGAACTACGGTAAACGGGGACAAGGACCAAAACTACGTGAAGGTATGATTCTGGCCATTGAGCCGATGATTAACTTCGGTAAGAAAGGGGTTGTTCAGGAGCGTGATGGATGGACAATCCGTACGGTAGACCGGAAACCTTCTGCCCATTTTGAGCACACAGTAGCAGTACGAAAAGGGAAGCCTGAGATTCTGACTACTTTCGAATACATTGAAGCCGTCACGGCAAATACCAGCCTGATGGTTGACACACAGGAACTGACGGCGGCTTAA
- the rplO gene encoding 50S ribosomal protein L15, producing MNLSNLRPAKGSVRERKRVGRGQGSGMGGTSTRGHKGAQSRSGYSRKVHFEGGQMPLQRRVPKFGFKNINRVEYKPLNLDSIQALVDATSVTVVNLEFLREHGLVSKKDLVKVLSRGELTTAVEVHAHAFSVSAKEAIEKAGGKAILPSQETKEEAAN from the coding sequence ATGAATTTAAGCAACCTTAGACCGGCAAAAGGTTCCGTCAGAGAGCGCAAGCGAGTCGGACGCGGGCAGGGATCAGGCATGGGCGGTACGTCTACGCGTGGTCACAAAGGGGCGCAGTCGCGTTCCGGGTACAGTCGTAAAGTTCACTTTGAAGGTGGTCAGATGCCCCTTCAACGTCGTGTACCGAAATTTGGTTTTAAGAATATTAACCGGGTTGAATATAAGCCGTTGAACCTGGATTCGATTCAGGCATTGGTGGATGCAACAAGCGTAACCGTAGTTAACCTTGAGTTTCTGCGTGAACATGGTCTTGTTAGCAAAAAAGACCTCGTTAAAGTGCTGAGCCGTGGTGAGCTGACGACCGCTGTTGAAGTGCATGCGCATGCCTTCTCAGTTAGTGCGAAGGAAGCCATCGAAAAAGCAGGTGGTAAGGCAATCTTACCTTCTCAAGAAACGAAAGAAGAAGCAGCGAACTAA
- the rpmD gene encoding 50S ribosomal protein L30, translating to MARVRITQVKSTIDRPQTQKNAIKSLGLGKINRSIELEYNDALRGAINKVQHLVKVEEI from the coding sequence ATGGCACGGGTACGTATTACACAGGTCAAAAGCACGATTGACCGTCCGCAAACGCAGAAAAACGCTATCAAGTCACTGGGCTTGGGCAAAATCAACCGGAGTATTGAACTGGAATACAATGATGCACTACGTGGTGCCATCAACAAAGTTCAACACTTAGTGAAGGTTGAAGAAATTTAA